actGGTCGTAACTTGggccggttcaaaatttgacataaatcgattaaataataagttaataattttttagaaaattctatgcaaatatatagtcccattaaaattataaattaataatttacatgtatacttattttatataagtaagaacctattattatTTGGGctttttatattcacaatggaattatctttatattttcttaacacttgatatatttttgatgagatttagcaatattatatctaaaacaacatttaagttctatgcaatatatattatatacacgaaataatataataaaattaatataaatgttaaattttaaaaaaataacaattaatgtctatacactaaaatcaaatatgtttcttatcttattataaatatattttaaaataagaaatctaaataagaaaacttttgtaaattaatatctctataaattaataaaatttcaaagttccaacattattaatttatagaggttttactgtataaaaaaaattaatagtaaagccctttctcaaaaaaaagaagtaaaagttaatatattttaaaactaaaaacaaatctGCAAGTAAATTCTGTGCTACTATGATTTGTGATAGTAACCAGCAACTAACCAGTAACAACCACCTTTAATTTTTGTTgtgaatgatgatgatgctgGTTATATTATAACTCGAGTATGTAACTGGGTACTTGCTAGtcacaaaacacaaaccagTGATTATCTTTATGATTACTAGATTcggtgtccgcgctacgcgcggaaaaCATGTTCAAattaagaaatttttatttttgattggtagccgcatattgatttattttaaattttcataaaattttattgtttttatgtgttgaataatttattttttttgtggacaattttaaaattaaaagaaacgtTAGTTATTTCACACAGttcaaaacaaaatagtttGACAGTAGAAATAAGTAATTGTCCAAAGGGAATAGTATTTAGTAGATAAcggaaaagaataaaaataagttAAGGTGTAGACGATGTCTGGGAAGTATACTGTGAATGGTCTTGTAGAGCTGACACTTTCTATTGGGGGCGGACCTATTGTTAAAAAGAATTTTGTTAGTACAACTTCATTATTGAGTTTGGAGATTTTTGGTCGGCAGACTTACTTGTTGCTTGCATCTTATGGTATAGAAAGTTGTTCGTGATTCCGGGGAGCCTGATCTGGGTGAGCATCTGATCGTGATTCTGGGGGAGGGAGAGAAAGGAGTTTAGTATTTTTGGATAATGTTGTGTATTGTGTTGCAAATAATAATGGATTACCTGGTAAGTGAGGTAGACCGTTGTATATTTCTTTGTAGACTATGTTTTTAACCCTTCCGATCTTTTGATCCTtcctttttcaaatttatttttatagaaattatagttccatatatgtttatatattttatgtatttataaatttattttctttatttttaagggATGCTAAGATTTTGAAATTGGAAAATTTTTGACCcacctatatattattttaattaggaaattttgaactttaaatgttaatttttattataactgcagagattaattttcaataaaaatttatgtttaaatactgcgaaatacatcatttaatataaacaaaatactaCAAACATAAAAGAAACACCTGCTATGATGAAACAATGTAGTGAATTTACAACTtgtataattgttttattagagttttgggttaaagtaatatattaatatttcaataatattaatgtttttgattCAAAACTGATAATAAGGGAGagttaaaattttggttttattaggattttaattcatttaaaCTTTCTTTGTTCTAATatatgtgaattttcattagaagatattaatttaattttttggttttaaaatataaagtaggtctaaacttattatattttcaaaataaaattactttttatattgtttagaaacatattacgaacaaatcaaattaaataagcTGTAACTaatcttcttaaaaaaaaacttcagaaaaagaaaatcataaaaatcaAATGCTTAATGTGTGGAAACCTTTGGCTCTCTTTCGTACCGGTACCTCCAAGAcatcagattcaagttttcaaaCCGAGAAGAAGAATTTAATCTCTATATTCTCTAGCCAACTGACGATGAGTTCTTTTCCTTCTGAATTACAATTATCAAGCTGCTTTGTAAACTGGGCTAGTGATAATAAGCTATTGAATTATTGTTGAGTAACTATGAAAATCACTGGGCTACTTATGATCGTATAAACAAACCCCTAAAAAAATATCTTCTGGAGCTACCACCACCGTTAACAAACGTAAAAATGCCAACGACCCTTAGCCACCTCCACGCAGCATCTCATCCTTCTCTTTCAGAACCGATGATTTCATGGAAAATGCACCGAAAATAAAGTGTATAGAGAATATGATTAGATCATCACAAAGACTTGTCTTTGAACGTAgatgaaaatcaaaatatatactgaAGAACTTACTAagagagacgaagaagaagaagaaggcttcatgctcttctccttggtTCTCCTTGGAATCATAAGATCTGTACTTGGATTTGAAGAAATCCATGGAAAAGATGGTTGAGCACGAGATTCAAAGCGAGTGGAGAAGAGACGTCGCCGTTGATGAATCGGTGGAGAAGCAAGCCGGAGCGAATCTGTGCCTTCGTGGTGATTGTCATTTACCTTGAACATGGAGATGAACGGTGAAGATAAAGCTCTTAACAGATTTTAACCAGTCCATGCCGATTGCCTGCAAGAGAGAGGAGGTGATCTCCGGCGAAAGAGTTTCCTGTTCTGAGGGAGATATCGATTAGGGTTACGGGGGAGTGACTTTAGGCTTTTTAGGCTTGAGTGAGTTAGTGATTTGGACCAGCCCGAGAATGAAAATGGCAAAACTCTGTTTCCAATTCATTGGGTTAAAGCCCAGAATGATAGTGACATGGCATATTGATTGGCTCACAATATTTTTTCTCATGTGGCAGGGTTTAGGAACCAGggatttagtcccttttatatagtaggatgacCTTAATGAACCATAAAGACTCTAGAGGCATACATGTCGACAAAAAAACCTCATAAAAGGCTAAACCCTTGGGATAATTGTGGTCAACCGtctccaacttttttttttttttttgaattgaatatTAAGTTtaattcaagaaaaaaagacTTTTTACAACTTTTGAATCCTATCTTTGATTTCTGatcaaaaattaaatcatagTAAAAAGACTATCTAGTATCAAACCAAGTAGCCATTCCATCTTCATACTTCTTCCCTCCCCTTCTCCTAATGACAGTGAATTGATTCCTCATGTTTTTATCCAATCGCTTGATCAAAAGCACAACAGGAACAAAACCTTCTTCATGCCTTCTTCTATTACGCTCTTTCCATGTTGTGTGTACAACTGATTGGAGCATGTATCTTTCAATAAAGAGTTGAGTTTTGCTCCATCTCGAATCTCCAGTAATGAGACTAACCAAAGTGTCCCAATTCACagtgtactgatcttttagcaCACCTTTCATGAGCGTCTCCCAAATTTGTACTGAGTAAGGACACTAAAAAAATAGATGGCTTTGAGTCTCCAACGGTTCTTGACAGAGAACACATGAAGCAGCAACATTACCATTCGATTTCAGCATCCTCTCCCCCGTTGATAACCTCCCACGCATAGCAATCCAAGTAATAAACGAGTACTTTGGTGTCGCATATTTAAACCAAATAGCTTGGTACCAATGACAAAAGAGATGCTTCTCTTGAATACAAAGCCAGGTTTCCTTAGTGGAAAAAGCTTTTTTATATTTACCTTTCTCATTTCTCCATAGTGGGATATCATCTTCTTGAACCCAGCTTCTCTTAAACCTCTCAATCTCCACTTCAATTCTATTAAAAATTTGCACTCGATGATGTCTCCGTCGATGACGCAAGCAATCAGCCACTGTCTCGTTTGTTGCTATGCCCATATCAATGCACCCTCCATCCCTGACTACATCCATTAAACACCCCAAGGAGCTCCATTTCTCATGCCAAAAAGAAGTGTTTCTTCCATCTCGAACCTCAACTATATAGAAATCCTTAGCTCTCTCCCTGCATTTAAGGATTTTCTTCCACATCCAAGACCCACTCTGAGTAGTTTCCTTTATCGTCCAGAAAGATCCTTTTCGAATGAGGTAAACTTTTATCCAGTTAACCCAAAGCGAACTAGCAGAAAGATTTCTCCAAACCAGCTTAAGACAACAGACCTGATTCACTTCTTTCAAAGGTCGTAACCCCAAGCCTCCTTCTTGTTTTGTTAGACAGACATCTTCCCACGAGATTTTCGCCTTTCTTCCATCCAACTCAGGTCCAGACCATAAAAACGCAGAGCAGATTCTCTCAATTTCTTTAATACATCCACTAGGAAGTCGAAACGCTGCCATCCAGAAGTTTGTGAGGCTTCTTATGACAGTCTCCAACTTTGACTTTCTCTTCTCACTCTTTTACTATCAAAGAGACAAAACACATGTGATGTTCACCATGTCTGTGAAGATCGATGTGAAGACCGAACAGAAAGAACAATTTATCGCACTTGAAAACAAGCTAACTTTTTTCTactaaaactgaaaaattctgtttttttttcttttctttcttcctgtAGGAAAAAACATTGTATGAATGAAGTAATAATCATCAGATTCAGACCCATGAGAGTTTCCATGACTACACTATCTACTGCCAACTAACTTCAGCTGGTGCACTTGTTGTTGTGGCATGAACCTCTGAAACAGGAACAGCCATAGCCATCATTATCTGCTCCGCAAAACTCTCTAGAGCAATGAcccgaggaggaggaggaggtggaaaGTTGTGGAAACTCTCACCGTTCATGTAAGAGCTTACATAGCTGCTGTTTCTCCCTGTTTCTCCCATCTCATTGCTGTTATGGTAATGATTATTATGATGGTGGTGATCATCAATGTCATCTGTCTCTTGTTCTATGTTGTAGTAGATGTCGTAATTGCCAGGAAGCATACTGTATGAAGAAACATTGACGTTGTGGTTGTGATTAGAGGATTTATCAACCATTTTCTAACGTTCAGCAAGTGCGGCGATTGCACAAGCAAGACCACCAGATGATGAAGAACGCGTTGCTGGTTCTACAATGGGAAGCCACCAATGGTGACAAAGAAACATAACTATGATCTTATTCTGTTACATACTGCCTTAAAGGTGTCATATCCTCACTACCTGAAGTACTCTGCATCCATGTTAGAATATAAAGTAAACGGCCATGCACACTGAAAATTTGAGACAAGAGGTACAAAGTTCGTTAGAAAGCtaactaaacaaaacaaaacaattgttACCTGAATAGAGAGCTATATTTCTTACATGACCATTAACTCTTCAATTGATGGGTTCTGCTGCAAAAACCATGGCACACAAAATGAAGCCTATCAAAATGATAAACATATGTTTCTGATTTGAAGATTTAACACAAAACCGACCTGAAGCTGAACATTGTTCGAATTCACCAGTCATTGCGCTTATACTAGAGGAACATGATTCCATACGTTTCTGCAATTTATCTTCATAATCCTGCTTTTCATTCTCCATCATCCTTATTTTGGCTTCTATAACTCGTTGCTCTTCCTACAAAAAGGATACAAAGACAGAACATTACACATGAGCAAAGCCATTCGACCAAGCTTTATATGATAACAAAGAGAGAAcattacatataaataaaaccatTATAACAAACTTTATAGAGAACCATTCATGTGAATGATTATAGATTTCTTACAACTTGTTCAATGCCCTTCTCCTCCTTTGTCTTTACTCCACGGTACTCAACAGCATAGTTCGGTGTTTTACAAAAGGGGCACCTCACAGTGTTAAGGAATACACAATAGTAGAAGATCCATCCAAACTAATAATAGAACACAAGTCTCTAAAACTTAATAAACTGGACCATTGATTTAAGGATACTGAGTAAGCCTAGCCGAATTAGGATTCTTCATTTGCAAAAAAACACTCTACACAACATCTTTATTCACATACAAATCTTGTGGCTTTGTATACCTTTTCAGCCACCACTTGCCTCTTCCTCCCCACTAGCTTATTACCTATCTCAATAAGTTCTAACATTTTGTTTACTATTCTTCTCCTACCATTCACCTAACCTCCTTAAGAGCAGAGATTATTGTTACTAAAATCACATCTGATTAACATTGTCTCGCCATTGGGGAGACTAATCTAAAGGTACATGCTTTAAACTGGCTCACCGTAAAGGGTGAATCTTTTAACCTGCACAAGGTAAATCTAATTTCACCACACAATTTGAGCGAgacctagttttttttttttttttgcaaaccaTTTGAAAGGAAGTAGCCTAGACAAAATCCCTAAAGGTGGAAACTTTCCAATTATAGAAAACATTTTGGTACACAATTGACAGTACTCACTTTCAGATAATTGCAGAGAAATGAATAGAAGAAAGCCTGAAAACTTCGGGgaagagaataagaaaaaacaagaaacgAAATCAAGAAGATAAGTGACAGGATCAGAACTTTACTCtgttgagagagagaagagcaaAAGAGAccgtgtttgtgtgtgtgtctgtTTCGTATTATATAAAACTCAGAGAAAAAGTACAAAAAATAAGTACAGAGGATTAGATAAGTTCTGTATctgaaatttgtatttttcttttcttatggaTTATATTTTGACACAAAATCTCTGgaaagagatgatgatgatgatgctgagGTGGAGAGAAGTAAATGGGAACAAGAGAACATGCAAAAGTATCCCTCTGCTTCTTTATCGCGCTTCTTTCTTCGCGCGTAATCTCAGTTTCTATTAAACGACATCGTGGCGTTCAGTTTTTGGTTTGTTGACGAAAAATGATTAGTGTATACGAAATCTTGTTAAGGCGCTTTTGCCTTAAGCACCAAGTTCGGTCCTGTGAGTTGTGGCTCTCGACTCATATGGGCTTGGGCCAATAACTTGGGGAACCTGGATACAGAAGCAAGAAGTGGAGTCAGTTGGGCTTCGGATGATAAAAGAAGAAAACCCAAACGAAGAGTCGGTCTTACTGAGTTTTGGTGAGACGCGATGCAGAGAATAAAAACCTCTGTAACGACTTCGTCTTTAAGTTGAGAAGAGTATCGTCATTGTAACGAGTGAGAAAAAGCTTCTTCTGTAACACACAGAGTATAGTGAATTACCAGGTGTCGGTCCTGAAGGAGACGTACCTCGTCACATTGAAAGGGAACTCTAAAACTCTGCTTGTGtcatctctttcttttctttctttctcatcACGTAATCTCTAGTGAGTCGTATAACGGAATCGCGAACCTGTGTACGAGTGAATACAGAGTTAGTTACACGAGAGATCCGAGAGATAGAGAGAGCAATCGAGCTAAAGATCGAGTCCGATACTTCTACAAGTGGTATCGGAGCACAGTTGAGCGCGACAGGAGAAGACGGAGGAACTCGAGAGGATTGAAACGGATTGGTGGAGACGACAACATCGCCTCAAAGGAAGCTTCAAGACTGAAGCCTAAATCATCACGAAATCTAAGGAAGTCTTTCTTTCTCTTGAAAgactagggctgggcaaataaaccgaatccgaaaacccgaaccgaatccgatccgataaaaatgaatccgaaccgatccgaacccgatgtAAATAcagaatggatcttgttttgtggtatttcgggttatgggtgTTGGAACtcaattttaatacattttaaaattgaagTTTGTTTGAATGAGAAATGTTTGTCTTATGATTGTTGCTTTAATAGCACAAAATAGACATTGTGGGGAACTCTAACAAGGTTGATAACCTTAGACAATTATAGAGAATGTGAATTTATACAAAACCAAGTGCGCGCACCAAGTTGAGTTAGTGTAAATTCGGACTTGAGTTTGGTTTAGATAATGGTTCGGGTACATGGATCATGATCCAACAAcctatatttttacattaaagttttattttatgtaattgatcactacaaaaataaaaatttggttagaaaaataaacaagtcttttaaagaataaaacttGGTCAAAAGTCATCAGTTCTTGTTAAGAATTAGTCTTGGTCACCAAGGTAAAAATTCTCTTTAATTTTGTGGTTAATACCAAAAATTAATGCAATATTTATCTCCACTAAGACCAAAAACGTTTTTGGCTTTTTCCCAAGCTATATAATGCCCCCTCTCATTCCACTAAGTAGGAGAGAAAACAACGACAATCtcttccacttcttctctttatttatttttcatttttcaatgaGAGTACACATAGAATAAATGTTTGCTAGACTTCTTATTCAAGTGATGTGAATAAAAGAAAGATGCAGTTTTATCCAGGGACTCTAATCGCCATACAACCGTCACACTACGGGGCGttttttgagttaaggaaagagattccTAAGTCTCGACTCTGCAAAAACTCGTTGTCCATTTCGTTTGATTCATggtatttctgtatttattcaATGTTCTTTATAATCTATCTTACAATTATTCAGATTATGCTCCTTTGTAAATTAAGGTCctacaatcttaactcaaaACACGTTTATTGCTTTTATGCACTAAGGGATCTGATAATTGTGAAGTTGTTTTTGGTTGTAGAACAGGTTATATAGATGTGATCATGTAGATATGGTTGAATCAGTTCAACAAAATACCAGAAAATACACGGTGATGTTATTCTTAACTT
This Brassica napus cultivar Da-Ae chromosome C6, Da-Ae, whole genome shotgun sequence DNA region includes the following protein-coding sequences:
- the LOC125588476 gene encoding uncharacterized protein LOC125588476, translating into MAAFRLPSGCIKEIERICSAFLWSGPELDGRKAKISWEDVCLTKQEGGLGLRPLKEVNQVCCLKLVWRNLSASSLWVNWIKVYLIRKGSFWTIKETTQSGSWMWKKILKCRERAKDFYIVEVRDGRNTSFWHEKWSSLGCLMDVVRDGGCIDMGIATNETVADCLRHRRRHHRVQIFNRIEVEIERFKRSWVQEDDIPLWRNEKVQIWETLMKGVLKDQYTVNWDTLVSLITGDSRWSKTQLFIERYMLQSVVHTTWKERNRRRHEEGFVPVVLLIKRLDKNMRNQFTVIRRRGGKKYEDGMATWFDTR